One genomic region from uncultured Subdoligranulum sp. encodes:
- a CDS encoding dihydrodipicolinate synthase family protein, translating into MKDINKYRGVIPAFYACYDKDGAISTEGVRALTRHLIAKGVKGVYVGGSSGECIYQSVAERKAVLEAVMSEAKGKITVIAHIACNNTADSAELAAHAESCGVDAIAAIPPIYFHLPNYAIADYWNAMSAAAPHTEFVIYNIPQLAGTALTMPLLEEMLKNPNVIAVKNSSMPVQDIQMFKDAGIAARGEDGFAVFNGPDEQFVSGRVMGADGGIGGTYAVMPELFLKMNELLGKGEITKARHVQYLADRIIYKMCEAHGNLYAVQKEILRRMYGLELGGVRPPLPNLAASDEPVVAAAQAMIESALAEIQTL; encoded by the coding sequence ATGAAAGATATCAACAAATACCGCGGCGTCATTCCGGCGTTCTATGCCTGCTATGACAAGGACGGAGCCATCTCCACCGAGGGCGTCAGGGCCCTGACCCGCCACCTGATCGCCAAGGGCGTCAAGGGCGTCTATGTGGGCGGTTCCTCCGGCGAGTGCATCTACCAGAGCGTGGCGGAGCGCAAGGCCGTGCTGGAAGCCGTCATGAGCGAGGCCAAGGGCAAGATCACCGTCATTGCCCACATCGCCTGCAACAACACCGCCGACAGCGCCGAGCTGGCCGCCCATGCGGAGAGCTGCGGCGTGGATGCCATCGCGGCCATCCCGCCCATCTACTTCCACCTGCCCAACTACGCCATCGCCGACTACTGGAACGCCATGAGCGCCGCGGCCCCCCACACCGAATTCGTCATCTACAACATTCCCCAGCTGGCCGGCACCGCCCTGACCATGCCGCTGCTGGAGGAGATGCTCAAGAACCCCAACGTCATCGCGGTGAAGAACTCCTCCATGCCGGTGCAGGACATCCAGATGTTCAAGGATGCGGGCATCGCCGCCCGGGGCGAGGACGGCTTCGCGGTGTTCAACGGCCCCGACGAGCAGTTTGTCTCGGGCCGGGTCATGGGCGCCGACGGCGGCATCGGCGGCACCTACGCCGTCATGCCGGAGCTGTTCCTCAAGATGAACGAGCTGCTGGGCAAGGGCGAGATCACCAAGGCCCGCCACGTGCAGTACCTGGCCGACCGCATCATCTACAAGATGTGCGAGGCCCACGGCAACCTGTACGCCGTGCAGAAGGAGATTCTGCGCCGCATGTACGGCCTGGAGCTGGGCGGCGTGCGGCCGCCGCTGCCCAACCTGGCGGCCTCCGATGAGCCCGTCGTGGCGGCGGCCCAGGCGATGATCGAGAGCGCCCTGGCCGAGATCCAGACGTTATAA
- a CDS encoding YhcH/YjgK/YiaL family protein, which yields MITDTLENLSRYRGLHPNLDLAIDWLQHYTVGDLPNGRTEVAGEKVFINVMDADLRDAEGAAFEYHRRYADLQIDLTGSEHWGWAVSGTEDKPYDEAADAGFVTGPEQAGGELGEGRFALFFPGEPHKPSCRTPGCDHVRKAVVKIEML from the coding sequence ATGATCACCGATACGCTGGAAAATCTTTCCCGCTACCGCGGCCTGCACCCGAATCTGGACCTTGCCATTGACTGGCTGCAGCATTATACTGTAGGGGATCTTCCCAACGGCCGCACCGAGGTGGCCGGGGAAAAGGTGTTCATCAACGTGATGGACGCCGACCTGCGGGACGCCGAGGGCGCCGCCTTCGAGTACCACCGCCGCTACGCCGATCTGCAGATCGACCTCACCGGGTCGGAGCACTGGGGCTGGGCGGTCTCCGGCACCGAGGACAAGCCCTACGACGAGGCCGCCGACGCCGGGTTCGTGACCGGGCCCGAGCAGGCGGGCGGTGAGCTGGGCGAGGGACGGTTTGCCCTCTTTTTCCCCGGCGAACCCCACAAACCCAGCTGCCGCACCCCCGGGTGCGACCACGTCCGCAAGGCCGTGGTGAAGATCGAGATGCTGTAA
- a CDS encoding N-acetylmannosamine-6-phosphate 2-epimerase, which produces MNKEQIFNQIHHGLIVSCQALENEPLYTPEGGVMPLMAKAAAMSGAVGIRANTVRDITQIKAVVDLPVIGIIKKDYPGTPMYITVTMAEVDALVACGVDILAVQGTSALRPDGKTAPEFIREVKAKYPDQLLMADIATFEEAMACAEAGADFVGTTMRGYTPETTGINDIDFDFVAKLAKECPAKVIAEGHIHYPEQARKALEAGAYALVVGGAITRPAEITARFTAAIQDLK; this is translated from the coding sequence ATGAACAAGGAACAGATTTTCAACCAGATCCATCACGGGCTCATCGTCTCCTGCCAGGCGCTGGAGAACGAGCCCCTGTATACCCCCGAGGGCGGCGTCATGCCGCTGATGGCCAAGGCCGCCGCCATGAGCGGGGCGGTGGGCATCCGCGCCAACACCGTGCGGGACATCACCCAGATCAAGGCGGTGGTGGACCTGCCGGTGATCGGCATCATCAAAAAGGATTATCCCGGCACCCCCATGTACATCACCGTGACGATGGCCGAGGTGGACGCCCTGGTTGCCTGCGGCGTGGACATCCTGGCCGTGCAGGGCACCAGCGCCCTGCGCCCTGACGGCAAGACCGCGCCGGAGTTCATCCGGGAGGTCAAGGCCAAGTACCCCGACCAGCTACTGATGGCGGACATTGCCACCTTTGAGGAGGCCATGGCCTGCGCCGAGGCGGGGGCCGACTTTGTGGGCACCACCATGCGGGGCTACACCCCCGAGACCACCGGCATCAACGACATCGACTTCGACTTCGTGGCCAAGCTGGCCAAAGAGTGCCCGGCCAAGGTCATTGCCGAGGGGCACATCCACTACCCCGAGCAGGCCCGCAAGGCGCTGGAGGCCGGTGCCTACGCCCTGGTGGTGGGCGGTGCCATCACCCGTCCCGCCGAGATCACGGCCCGGTTCACCGCGGCCATCCAGGACCTGAAATAA
- a CDS encoding ROK family protein, with product MSKLYLGIDIGGTAVKLGLVDGTGAVLDRAERSVSFDNYRTPILDTVRAAAADFTAGRRDSLSGIGVSATGQIDSRQGIVAGTCGSLPGWVGAPIKARLEEDFHLPVTVANDANCMCLGEAWVGAAKGCTDVIGITIGTGIGGGILTGGRLLEGARGLGGEMGHYRTHAIDGVDCTCGAKGCWERYASTTALVRAAKAMDPALTDGRAIFTAAREGRADVLALLDRWIDEIAQGLAGMVHIFNPQRILVGGGVSAQQELLIQPLEHKVKAAVMPAFAEGLTVTAAALQNDAGLVGAVWYLLHS from the coding sequence ATGAGCAAACTCTATCTGGGCATCGACATCGGCGGCACGGCGGTGAAGCTGGGCCTCGTGGACGGGACCGGCGCCGTGCTGGACCGGGCGGAGCGCAGCGTCAGCTTTGATAACTACCGCACTCCCATCCTGGACACCGTGCGGGCAGCCGCCGCCGACTTCACCGCCGGGCGGCGGGACAGTCTTTCCGGCATCGGCGTGTCCGCCACCGGCCAGATCGACAGCCGCCAGGGCATCGTGGCGGGCACCTGCGGCAGCCTGCCCGGCTGGGTGGGCGCCCCCATCAAGGCCCGTCTGGAGGAGGACTTCCATCTGCCCGTCACGGTGGCCAACGACGCCAACTGCATGTGTCTGGGCGAAGCCTGGGTGGGTGCGGCCAAAGGCTGCACCGATGTCATCGGCATCACCATCGGCACCGGCATCGGCGGGGGCATCCTCACCGGCGGGCGGCTGCTGGAGGGCGCCCGGGGTCTGGGCGGCGAGATGGGCCACTACCGCACCCATGCCATCGACGGGGTGGACTGCACCTGCGGCGCCAAAGGCTGCTGGGAGCGGTACGCCTCCACCACGGCGCTGGTCCGGGCTGCCAAAGCCATGGACCCGGCGCTCACCGACGGGCGGGCAATCTTTACAGCTGCCCGGGAGGGCCGCGCCGACGTGCTGGCCCTGCTGGACCGTTGGATCGACGAGATCGCCCAGGGTCTGGCGGGGATGGTGCATATCTTCAACCCCCAGCGCATCCTGGTGGGGGGCGGCGTCAGCGCCCAGCAGGAACTGCTGATCCAGCCGCTGGAACACAAGGTGAAGGCCGCCGTCATGCCCGCCTTTGCCGAGGGGCTCACCGTCACCGCCGCGGCGCTGCAGAATGACGCCGGGCTGGTGGGGGCCGTGTGGTACCTGCTCCATTCCTGA
- a CDS encoding TetR/AcrR family transcriptional regulator C-terminal domain-containing protein produces MGADVKREITETLLRLLEKKSLEKITVKELVTLCGISRQTFYYHFEDVLDVVDWWTRQGAQHLMEESLHTDDPCKALRLFVDYTAEHRQTLQHLLASRWREQLERRLVQVFTTYLQDMLHRMHPNLAMSPADEEAFLTFYACGILGLLMDRPPRTDAEKEALVNQLYWLLFQNPWGHILRS; encoded by the coding sequence ATGGGCGCAGATGTGAAGCGGGAGATCACCGAGACATTGCTCCGGCTGCTGGAGAAAAAGAGTCTTGAAAAGATCACCGTCAAGGAGCTGGTGACACTGTGCGGCATCAGCCGCCAGACCTTTTACTACCATTTTGAGGATGTGCTGGACGTGGTGGACTGGTGGACCCGCCAGGGCGCCCAGCACCTGATGGAGGAAAGCCTGCACACCGACGATCCCTGCAAGGCGCTGCGGCTCTTTGTGGACTACACGGCGGAGCACCGCCAGACGCTGCAGCACCTTCTGGCCAGCAGATGGCGGGAACAGCTGGAGCGGCGGCTGGTGCAGGTGTTCACCACCTACCTGCAGGATATGCTCCACCGCATGCATCCTAACCTGGCCATGTCCCCCGCCGACGAGGAGGCCTTCCTCACCTTTTACGCCTGCGGCATCCTGGGGCTGCTGATGGACCGTCCGCCCCGCACCGACGCCGAGAAGGAAGCCCTGGTCAACCAGCTGTACTGGCTGCTCTTCCAGAATCCCTGGGGGCACATCCTCCGTTCCTGA
- a CDS encoding radical SAM protein, producing the protein MAQNPSLKNAAMAAGLEQVLHYLEKDPETNIPKIMKLIDTVTPKDWYVKQRAGFRQAIEEKNNWYQLIMKVYELDPGVRQAFFRNFILNASLLGSARQDEVSRRENCNVPWAILLDPTSACNMHCTGCWAAEYGNRLNLTFEELDSIVTQGKELGTYMYIFTGGEPLVRKKDVIALCEKHSDCEFLSFTNGTLIDEDFCREMLRVKNFVPAFSLEGFEEANDSRRGQGAYEKVQKAMKLLKAHKLPFGISACYTSANYADISSEAFFDSLVEAGALFVWFFHYMPVGSGAAPQLLPTPEQRTEVYNRIRAFRKTKPIFSMDFQNDAEYVGGCIAGGRRYLHINARGDVEPCVFIHYSNVNIRNCTLLEALKSPIFMAYHDGQPFNGNMLRPCPMLENPEKLRAMVHATGAVSTDYESPEAVDTLCDRTTPYAEAWKPQADKLWSESHPGKAE; encoded by the coding sequence ATGGCACAGAATCCGTCGCTCAAGAACGCCGCCATGGCGGCCGGGCTGGAGCAGGTCCTGCACTATCTGGAAAAGGACCCTGAAACCAACATTCCCAAGATCATGAAACTCATCGATACCGTCACGCCCAAGGACTGGTATGTCAAGCAGCGGGCGGGATTCCGCCAGGCCATCGAGGAGAAGAACAACTGGTACCAGCTCATCATGAAGGTGTACGAGCTGGACCCGGGGGTGCGGCAGGCCTTTTTCCGCAACTTCATCCTCAACGCCAGCCTGCTGGGCAGCGCCCGGCAGGACGAGGTGAGCCGCAGGGAAAACTGCAACGTGCCCTGGGCCATCCTGCTGGACCCCACCTCGGCGTGCAACATGCACTGCACGGGCTGCTGGGCGGCGGAGTACGGCAACCGGCTCAACCTGACCTTTGAGGAGCTGGATTCCATCGTCACCCAGGGCAAGGAACTGGGCACCTACATGTACATCTTCACGGGCGGCGAGCCGCTGGTGCGCAAGAAGGATGTCATCGCCCTCTGCGAGAAGCACAGCGACTGCGAGTTCCTCAGCTTCACCAACGGCACCCTCATCGACGAGGATTTCTGCCGGGAGATGCTGCGGGTGAAGAACTTTGTGCCCGCCTTCAGCCTGGAGGGCTTCGAGGAGGCCAACGACTCCCGCCGCGGCCAGGGCGCCTATGAGAAGGTCCAGAAGGCCATGAAACTGCTGAAAGCCCACAAGCTGCCCTTCGGCATCTCGGCCTGCTACACCAGCGCCAACTACGCCGATATCAGCAGCGAAGCCTTCTTTGATTCCCTTGTCGAGGCGGGCGCGCTGTTTGTCTGGTTCTTCCACTACATGCCGGTGGGCAGCGGGGCCGCGCCCCAGCTGCTGCCCACCCCGGAACAGCGCACCGAGGTCTACAACCGCATCCGCGCCTTCCGCAAGACCAAGCCCATCTTCTCGATGGACTTCCAGAACGACGCCGAGTATGTGGGCGGCTGCATCGCGGGCGGCCGGCGCTACCTGCACATCAACGCCCGGGGCGATGTGGAGCCCTGTGTCTTCATCCACTATTCCAACGTGAACATCCGCAACTGCACGCTGCTGGAAGCGCTGAAATCGCCGATTTTCATGGCCTACCACGACGGCCAGCCCTTCAACGGCAACATGCTGCGCCCCTGCCCCATGCTGGAAAACCCCGAAAAACTGCGGGCCATGGTCCACGCCACCGGCGCTGTCTCCACCGACTACGAATCCCCCGAGGCGGTGGACACCCTCTGCGACCGCACCACCCCCTATGCCGAAGCCTGGAAGCCCCAGGCCGACAAACTGTGGAGCGAGAGCCACCCCGGAAAAGCAGAATAA
- a CDS encoding DUF4340 domain-containing protein: protein MNRQKKLVVLIGVLVVLCAVITIVSGVQKHIDTISTVDEEIYATAESALTDVSWTKDGSTLHFVKENDTWQDASDADFPIDQDKMSDFLDHFESVHASFIIENVEDYGQYGLDNPSCTITFTSADGTTTLQMGDYSTMDEKRYLTLGDGTVYLVDDDPEQYIASDRDDLMRQDTIPDYDTLDSIVATGESAFTVEHHPDEELTYTDACEYYLNDNGSYKALSTSKVEDFMTTLKDLDRTDYKTYTADDSVLADYGLDAPAVTFTVSYTTEDKEQGSFSLAFGKKGDNCYMRMDDSPIIYAVDSDTYTNDIADTGYDTLRPDEVLSLNWDGVESIDFTIDGTTYTVEKKGDTYKIGDDVVEFDDVQSAVDGLKVNEFNTETPAKKEEASFTVHLDNDSFPQLTVTMYQYDGDNCLVQLDGTTLGYVSRSLVVDLTEAVNAITLGLDS from the coding sequence CGGGGGTGCAGAAGCACATCGACACCATCTCCACGGTGGATGAGGAGATCTACGCCACCGCCGAGAGCGCCCTCACCGACGTTTCCTGGACCAAGGACGGCAGCACGCTCCACTTCGTGAAGGAAAACGACACCTGGCAGGATGCCTCGGACGCCGACTTCCCCATCGACCAGGACAAGATGAGCGACTTCCTGGACCATTTCGAGAGCGTCCACGCCAGCTTCATCATTGAGAATGTGGAGGACTACGGCCAGTACGGCCTGGACAATCCCTCCTGCACCATCACCTTCACCAGTGCGGACGGCACCACCACCCTGCAGATGGGCGACTACTCCACCATGGACGAAAAGCGCTACCTGACCCTGGGGGACGGCACAGTCTACCTGGTGGACGATGACCCCGAGCAGTATATCGCCTCCGACCGGGACGACCTGATGCGCCAGGACACCATCCCCGATTACGACACGCTGGATTCCATCGTGGCCACCGGGGAGAGCGCCTTCACGGTGGAGCACCACCCCGATGAGGAGCTGACCTACACCGACGCCTGCGAGTATTATCTGAACGATAACGGCAGCTACAAGGCCCTTTCCACCAGCAAGGTGGAGGACTTCATGACGACGCTGAAGGACCTGGACCGCACCGACTACAAGACCTACACGGCGGACGATTCGGTGCTGGCGGACTACGGCCTCGACGCGCCGGCGGTGACCTTCACGGTGAGCTACACCACCGAGGATAAGGAGCAGGGCAGCTTCTCCCTGGCCTTCGGCAAGAAGGGGGACAACTGCTATATGCGGATGGACGATTCGCCCATCATCTACGCGGTGGACAGCGACACCTACACCAATGACATCGCCGACACCGGCTACGACACGCTGCGCCCCGACGAGGTGCTGTCCCTCAACTGGGACGGTGTGGAGAGCATCGACTTCACCATCGACGGCACCACCTACACGGTGGAGAAGAAGGGCGACACCTACAAGATCGGCGACGACGTGGTGGAGTTTGACGATGTGCAGAGCGCGGTGGACGGGCTGAAGGTCAACGAGTTCAACACCGAAACGCCCGCCAAGAAGGAGGAAGCCTCCTTCACGGTGCATCTGGACAACGACAGCTTCCCCCAGCTGACGGTGACCATGTACCAGTACGACGGCGACAACTGCCTGGTCCAGCTGGACGGCACCACGCTGGGCTATGTATCCCGGTCGCTGGTGGTGGACCTGACCGAGGCGGTGAACGCCATCACGCTGGGACTGGACAGCTGA